In Comamonas sp. lk, the following proteins share a genomic window:
- a CDS encoding TerC family protein, with the protein MDLDFLTHTPFWIALGQIIIIDILLGGDNAVVIALACRKLPPEQRRKGIIYGTAGAIVLRVILIAFAMTLLALPALKLIGALLLVWIGIKLIAPDEEGHDNIQGSDKLFAAIKTIIVADLVMSVDNVIAIAGAAQSSGEHQMLLVVLGLLISIPIIVWGSQLVIKLMERFPIIIVVGGMLLGWIAGGMLVTDPLFVNTEKWTWMPKLGTLDEQGLAQISTTLYWIAHVGGALLVLALGKWVASRRPAAVAHSH; encoded by the coding sequence ATGGATCTGGACTTTCTCACCCACACGCCGTTCTGGATTGCGCTGGGGCAAATCATCATCATTGACATCCTGCTGGGTGGCGACAACGCGGTCGTGATCGCGTTGGCCTGCCGCAAGCTGCCGCCTGAGCAGCGCCGCAAGGGCATCATCTATGGCACGGCCGGTGCCATTGTGTTGCGCGTGATTCTGATCGCCTTCGCCATGACGCTGCTGGCCTTGCCTGCGCTCAAGCTCATCGGCGCCCTGCTGCTGGTGTGGATCGGTATCAAGCTGATTGCCCCCGATGAGGAAGGCCATGACAACATCCAGGGCAGCGACAAGCTGTTTGCCGCCATCAAGACCATCATCGTGGCCGACCTGGTGATGTCCGTGGACAACGTGATCGCCATTGCCGGTGCAGCCCAAAGTTCGGGTGAACACCAGATGCTGCTGGTGGTGCTGGGTCTGCTGATTTCGATCCCCATCATCGTCTGGGGCTCGCAGCTGGTGATCAAGCTGATGGAACGCTTCCCCATCATCATCGTAGTCGGCGGCATGCTGCTGGGCTGGATTGCTGGCGGCATGCTGGTGACCGATCCGCTGTTCGTGAACACTGAAAAGTGGACCTGGATGCCCAAGCTGGGCACGCTGGACGAACAAGGCCTGGCCCAGATCTCCACTACCTTGTACTGGATTGCCCACGTTGGCGGCGCCCTGCTGGTGCTGGCCCTGGGCAAGTGGGTGGCCAGCCGCCGCCCCGCAGCTGTCGCGCACAGCCACTAA
- a CDS encoding DUF3717 domain-containing protein, whose product MHAAIHITDIEAAINYWRARAPSPDGVLLSPEVRALAEVYGLMIVSREVEVNTVGFPSHAMAAWLVWYDTMPDTPCIAICSTSQGDAKCKGCGRSFDEVQFWTAMEPAEKRVVWRRITAEGDSWRFNRYAERATENRRPRG is encoded by the coding sequence ATGCACGCAGCCATTCACATCACCGATATCGAAGCCGCCATCAACTACTGGCGCGCGCGCGCTCCATCGCCGGATGGTGTCTTGCTCAGCCCCGAGGTGCGGGCGCTGGCCGAGGTGTATGGGCTGATGATTGTGAGCCGCGAGGTGGAAGTGAATACGGTGGGCTTTCCGTCTCACGCCATGGCGGCCTGGCTGGTCTGGTACGACACCATGCCCGACACGCCCTGTATTGCGATCTGCTCGACCAGCCAGGGCGATGCAAAGTGCAAGGGCTGCGGCCGCAGCTTTGACGAGGTGCAGTTCTGGACGGCCATGGAGCCGGCTGAAAAACGTGTGGTTTGGCGCCGGATCACCGCAGAAGGGGATTCCTGGCGCTTTAACCGCTATGCGGAGCGCGCGACCGAGAATCGTCGGCCGCGCGGATAA
- the glnE gene encoding bifunctional [glutamate--ammonia ligase]-adenylyl-L-tyrosine phosphorylase/[glutamate--ammonia-ligase] adenylyltransferase: MADNALNISSLAQYSRFQQRLHRRYENWFDALPPGAPDKALMEQALATLAQRGLDLSASLRVLRQLVMDRLITLDCEQNATLSVVTKAVTELAELALDRACTQVRADLDARHGAPQGPDGQPVQLWVIGMGKFGARELNVSSDIDLIYVYETDGDTAGQRDGRGVISNHEYFGRAVKGIYGLIGDTTEHGFVFRVDLALRPNGNSGAPAVSLASLEEYLQIHGREWERFAWLKSRVVAPYAAVQSPHVQALRNVVLPFVFRRYLDYSVFDSLRVLHRQIREHAAKRSAGHPERANDVKLSRGGIREIEFIVQLLQVVRGGQFPELRCRPTLEALHRLARADLMSQDIAQALTQAYVFLRQVEHRIQYLDDQQTHVLPTRDDDLLWIARTMGFADTRGFLHQLDEHRERVAEEFDTLLGGDVQQCNSGRCGGGKGAASNTPTPQEIENLIELLPPALAGQVADWRNNARITGLRDEARARLFRLVERTSQWVESAQVPEEAARRFLQWLEPLLRRESYLALLLERPAVHERLLHLLGAARWPARYLQQHPGVIDELASDAILKERFIAADFERELALRLAALQSTGEDDDETLLNLLRRAHHAEVFRTLARDIEGRITVEQVADDLSALADCILRVTAQWCWARLKNRHRDSPRFGIIGYGKLGGKELGYGSDLDIVFVFDDDDDRAPEVYAAFVRKLINWLTVKTGEGDLFEIDTALRPNGNSGLLVTSFESYANYQQQRGSNTAWTWEHQAMTRARFVLGSRDFPPPPGQPMTDMHLHERFDAVREAVITAPRDPVSLRSEIETMRERVRSAHPVRGQLFDVKHSAGGMVDVEFAVQYLVLSQSAAHRELIANVGNIALLQRAEDAGLLPKGVGYEAAKAYRELRRLQHVARLDEQPGQLEPEQARQPRNAVLALWNAVFAKTGD, encoded by the coding sequence ATGGCAGACAACGCCTTGAATATTTCTTCCCTGGCCCAGTATTCACGCTTTCAGCAGCGGCTGCACCGCCGTTATGAAAACTGGTTTGATGCTCTGCCGCCGGGGGCACCCGACAAGGCCTTGATGGAGCAGGCTCTGGCCACGCTTGCCCAGCGCGGTCTGGATCTTTCGGCCAGCCTGCGCGTGCTGCGCCAGCTGGTGATGGACAGGCTCATCACCCTGGATTGCGAGCAAAACGCTACGCTTTCCGTAGTGACCAAGGCTGTCACCGAGCTGGCCGAGCTGGCATTGGACCGTGCTTGCACCCAGGTCAGAGCCGATCTGGATGCCCGCCACGGTGCGCCGCAAGGCCCGGACGGCCAGCCCGTGCAGCTGTGGGTCATAGGCATGGGCAAGTTCGGAGCGCGCGAACTCAATGTCTCCAGCGATATCGACCTGATCTACGTCTATGAAACAGACGGCGATACCGCTGGCCAGCGCGACGGCCGAGGCGTGATCTCCAACCATGAGTACTTTGGCCGCGCCGTCAAAGGCATTTACGGCCTGATCGGCGACACCACCGAGCACGGCTTTGTGTTTCGCGTGGACCTGGCGCTGCGCCCCAATGGCAACTCGGGTGCGCCCGCTGTCTCGCTGGCCTCGCTGGAGGAGTACCTGCAGATCCATGGCCGCGAATGGGAGCGCTTTGCCTGGCTCAAGAGCCGTGTGGTCGCCCCCTATGCCGCCGTGCAGTCCCCCCATGTCCAGGCCTTGCGCAACGTGGTACTGCCCTTTGTGTTTCGCCGCTATCTGGATTATTCGGTGTTCGATTCGCTGCGCGTGCTGCATCGCCAAATCCGCGAACATGCGGCCAAGCGCAGCGCAGGCCATCCCGAACGCGCCAACGACGTCAAACTCTCGCGTGGAGGCATACGCGAAATCGAATTCATCGTGCAGCTGCTGCAGGTGGTTCGCGGCGGCCAGTTCCCCGAGCTGCGCTGCCGCCCCACGCTGGAAGCGCTGCACCGTCTGGCCCGGGCCGATCTGATGAGCCAGGACATTGCCCAGGCGCTGACCCAGGCCTATGTCTTTCTGCGCCAGGTCGAGCACCGCATCCAATATCTGGACGACCAGCAAACCCATGTGCTGCCCACCCGCGATGACGATCTGCTGTGGATTGCCCGCACCATGGGCTTTGCCGACACCCGCGGCTTTCTGCACCAGCTTGACGAGCACCGCGAGCGCGTGGCCGAAGAGTTCGATACCTTGCTGGGCGGCGATGTCCAGCAGTGCAACAGCGGCCGCTGCGGCGGTGGCAAGGGTGCCGCCAGCAATACACCCACGCCGCAGGAGATTGAGAACCTGATCGAGCTGCTGCCGCCCGCCCTGGCCGGGCAGGTGGCGGACTGGCGCAACAACGCCCGCATCACCGGTCTGCGCGACGAAGCGCGCGCCCGCCTGTTCCGTCTGGTCGAGCGCACCTCGCAATGGGTGGAAAGCGCCCAGGTACCCGAAGAGGCGGCCCGGCGCTTTCTGCAGTGGCTGGAGCCGCTGCTGCGCCGCGAAAGCTACCTGGCTTTACTGCTGGAGCGTCCAGCCGTCCATGAAAGATTGCTACACCTTTTGGGTGCCGCACGTTGGCCGGCACGCTATCTGCAACAACACCCCGGCGTGATTGACGAGCTGGCCAGCGATGCCATTCTCAAGGAGCGCTTCATCGCCGCCGATTTCGAGCGCGAACTGGCCCTGCGCCTGGCCGCCCTGCAATCGACGGGCGAAGACGACGACGAGACCCTGCTCAATCTGCTGCGCCGCGCCCACCATGCCGAGGTCTTTCGCACCCTGGCCCGCGACATCGAGGGCCGCATCACCGTGGAACAGGTGGCCGACGACCTGAGCGCCCTGGCCGACTGCATACTGCGCGTCACCGCCCAGTGGTGCTGGGCACGCCTGAAGAACCGCCACCGCGATTCGCCCCGCTTCGGCATCATTGGCTACGGCAAGCTGGGTGGCAAGGAGCTGGGTTACGGCAGCGACCTGGACATCGTCTTTGTGTTCGACGACGACGACGACCGCGCCCCCGAGGTCTATGCCGCTTTTGTGCGCAAGCTCATCAACTGGCTCACCGTCAAGACCGGCGAAGGCGATCTGTTCGAGATCGACACCGCCCTGCGCCCCAACGGCAACTCCGGTCTGCTGGTGACCAGCTTCGAGTCCTACGCCAACTACCAGCAGCAGCGCGGCAGCAACACCGCCTGGACCTGGGAGCACCAGGCCATGACCCGCGCCCGCTTTGTGCTGGGCAGCCGCGACTTTCCGCCGCCGCCCGGCCAGCCCATGACCGATATGCATCTGCACGAGCGCTTTGACGCCGTGCGTGAAGCCGTCATCACCGCCCCGCGCGACCCGGTTTCCCTGCGCAGCGAAATCGAAACCATGCGCGAGCGCGTGCGCAGCGCTCATCCGGTGCGCGGTCAGCTGTTCGACGTCAAGCACAGCGCCGGCGGCATGGTGGATGTGGAATTTGCCGTGCAATACCTGGTGCTGTCGCAATCTGCAGCCCACCGCGAGCTGATTGCCAACGTGGGCAATATCGCCCTGCTGCAGCGCGCAGAAGATGCCGGTTTGCTACCCAAGGGCGTTGGCTACGAGGCCGCCAAGGCCTACCGCGAGCTGCGCCGCCTGCAGCACGTGGCACGGCTGGACGAGCAACCGGGCCAGCTTGAGCCTGAACAGGCCCGCCAGCCACGCAATGCCGTGCTGGCGCTCTGGAACGCGGTGTTTGCCAAAACAGGCGATTGA
- the purB gene encoding adenylosuccinate lyase — protein sequence MNLSSLTAISPLDGRYAAKLSALRPIMSEYGYMHRRVQVEVTWFIALSDAGFAEFPPLSAESRDYLHGLVANFSEADADAIKAIEKTTNHDVKAVEYWIKAQFEGRAELQKSAEFVHFACTSEDINNTSHALQIRVGRDTVLLPAVEGIIAKLREMAHLYAEVPMLSRTHGQTASPTTVGKELANVVVRLQKAAANIAGVKILGKMNGAVGNYNAHLSAWPEFDWENFSQNVVEAAEPKGLGISFQPYSIQIEPHDYMAELFDAMARTNTILIDLSRDIWGYVSLGFFKQRLKAGEIGSSTMPHKVNPIDFENCEGNLGMANAMLKHLAEKLPISRWQRDLTDSTVLRNIGVAFGYTTLAYASLMTGLNKLELNEERLQDDLNHAWEVLAEPIQTVMRRYGVQGAYEKLKEVTRGKTVLAEDLHKLIHSLEIPQADKDRLLAMTPASYIGKAAELAKRV from the coding sequence ATGAACCTGTCCTCCCTCACCGCCATTTCTCCGCTGGACGGCCGCTACGCCGCCAAGCTGTCTGCACTGCGCCCCATCATGAGCGAATACGGCTATATGCACCGCCGTGTTCAGGTGGAGGTGACTTGGTTCATCGCCTTGTCGGATGCAGGTTTTGCCGAATTCCCCCCACTGTCCGCCGAGTCGCGCGACTATCTGCACGGCTTGGTAGCCAATTTCTCCGAAGCCGATGCCGACGCCATCAAGGCCATCGAAAAGACCACCAACCACGACGTGAAGGCCGTGGAATACTGGATCAAGGCCCAATTTGAAGGCCGCGCCGAGCTGCAAAAGTCTGCCGAGTTCGTGCACTTTGCCTGCACCAGCGAAGACATCAACAACACCAGCCACGCCCTGCAAATCCGCGTCGGCCGCGACACCGTGCTGCTGCCCGCCGTCGAAGGCATCATCGCCAAGCTGCGCGAGATGGCCCACCTCTACGCCGAAGTGCCCATGCTCAGCCGCACCCACGGCCAGACCGCCTCGCCCACCACCGTGGGCAAGGAACTCGCCAACGTGGTGGTGCGCCTGCAAAAGGCCGCTGCCAACATCGCCGGCGTGAAGATTCTGGGCAAGATGAACGGCGCCGTGGGCAACTACAACGCCCACCTGTCGGCCTGGCCCGAATTTGACTGGGAAAACTTCAGCCAGAACGTGGTGGAAGCAGCCGAGCCCAAGGGCCTGGGCATCAGCTTCCAGCCCTACTCCATCCAGATCGAGCCCCATGACTACATGGCCGAGCTGTTTGACGCCATGGCCCGCACCAACACGATCCTGATCGATCTGTCGCGTGACATCTGGGGCTATGTGTCCCTGGGCTTCTTCAAGCAGCGCCTGAAGGCCGGTGAAATCGGTTCTTCGACCATGCCCCACAAGGTCAACCCCATCGACTTCGAGAACTGCGAAGGCAATCTGGGCATGGCCAACGCCATGCTCAAGCACCTGGCCGAAAAGCTGCCTATCAGCCGCTGGCAGCGTGACCTGACCGACTCCACCGTGCTGCGCAACATCGGCGTGGCCTTCGGTTACACCACGCTGGCCTATGCCTCGCTGATGACCGGTCTGAACAAGCTGGAACTCAACGAAGAGCGCCTGCAGGACGATCTGAACCACGCCTGGGAAGTGCTGGCCGAGCCCATCCAGACCGTGATGCGCCGCTATGGCGTGCAAGGCGCTTACGAAAAGCTCAAGGAAGTCACGCGCGGCAAGACCGTGCTGGCCGAAGACCTGCACAAGCTGATCCACAGCCTGGAAATCCCCCAGGCCGACAAGGATCGCCTGCTGGCCATGACGCCTGCCAGCTACATCGGCAAGGCTGCCGAGCTGGCCAAGCGCGTCTAA
- a CDS encoding YhdP family protein, whose translation MIEPKPHPTRRTHRLASLARWSLGVILSLWLLVAAVWGVLHGWIVPRISEWRPELQSLASRTLGVPVTIGSLSARRDGIIPRFELGDVVLHDPASGSEALHLSRVVIGVSAHSLLTLGVEQIYVEAPDLTIRRAADGHIFIAGIAMDTRVSGNNSAADWIFSQPEIALRHGRLQWVDELRQTPPLLLTDVDLVLRNKAWSHSLRLDATPPEAWGQRFTVMGNYKEPLLSVHEGQLDRWSGQTYLDFAQIDLSQAGPYIDTADWQLQQGRGALRAWVEIGRGKPVGLVADVSIESLALQWKDRPQPLQLQALQGRLRVREHNGYQASVENFSFTADDGLQWPRGNLSLNYLPLGTPEQGPLGERGEIQADEINLAIAAQLLQRLPVPQALQDQMAAITPSGLLRQWQLSWRGPPQAPLQFKSSGRVEKLTLHSQPSPEPASYGVPGMSGISGRFSFDQDSGEAQLSKDASVARASLSFPGVFELPEIPFQQLDATVRWQTPTQGQGRAIKVQVPQLSFANEDTAGQAQAQWQTGAGTAAQPQFPGVLDLQGQLSRANGARIYRYLPLDLGGDALRYVREAVASGQAGNVKFKVKGELDLVPFEKPGQGEFHISAQVRDVNYRYVPAHLLGAGEKPWPALTRMSGELVFDRNSMAVRNAKGFLGDSAVVVDEAQASIADWNTTEVKVAAKAHGALSEMLGVVQGSALAALTGHVLDESRATGSARLNLDLFLPTLHMERSKVKGELQFAGNTVNLMPSVPPLTQVRGAVQFSDTGFALAGVQATALGGDVRLEGGMKPEPVKAGAGKMGTVSSPVQIRIEGTATAQGLQEAKELGLLPQLARHMQGQARYGLQLRIAHSEPDISFQSDLQGMAVNLPAPFAKAGEAALPLRVNRLTAPTPEPGTDQISVRWGDTAAALLERDISGAQARLLRGSVELLGSAKALAAPTVSLPASGLQARVELPVVDVDAWEKLLSAPAAAEPAASAAASPTPAADWLSYLPRQLTLKTGELKIHGRQLHDVSAQLTHAGSVWQSQVDARELAGQIEYRQATLAEPSGQLIARLSRLVIPDAEADAQLEVSREQSSPRELPALQISVDNFLLGKRSLGRLDVQARNLLVAGSPGLREWQLSRFDITTPEAGLTAKGRWALRAGDSKHPGHTQMQFQLNLRDVGKLLNRFEMPGVVANGQGKMQGEISWTGSPMTPDFKTMSGGVHLDVQKGQFLKAEPGLAKLLGVLSLQALPRRLTLDFRDVFRNGFSFDFMRGDVNIQNGIARTNNMQMKGVNAAVLLEGSADIDKETQDLHVVVVPEINALTASLVATAINPMIGLGSFLAQMVLRGPLIAAATKEFQIRGSWDDPQVIELPRRAAKGGGAADAATPKTEEAP comes from the coding sequence ATGATCGAACCGAAACCGCACCCAACTCGCCGAACCCATAGGCTGGCCAGCTTGGCACGGTGGTCACTTGGTGTGATTTTGAGCTTATGGCTTCTGGTGGCCGCCGTGTGGGGGGTGCTCCATGGCTGGATTGTGCCGCGAATCAGCGAGTGGCGCCCCGAGCTGCAATCCCTGGCCTCACGTACCCTGGGTGTACCGGTCACCATCGGTTCGTTGTCGGCCCGGCGCGATGGAATCATTCCCCGTTTCGAACTCGGCGATGTGGTGCTGCACGACCCCGCCAGCGGCAGCGAAGCCCTGCATTTGTCGCGCGTGGTGATAGGCGTTTCCGCCCATTCGCTGCTGACGCTGGGGGTGGAGCAGATCTATGTGGAAGCTCCGGATCTGACGATTCGCCGCGCGGCAGACGGTCATATTTTCATAGCTGGCATCGCAATGGATACCAGGGTCAGCGGCAATAATTCGGCTGCAGACTGGATCTTTTCCCAGCCGGAAATTGCCTTGCGCCACGGCCGGCTGCAATGGGTGGACGAGCTGCGCCAGACCCCGCCGCTGTTGCTGACCGATGTGGATCTGGTGCTGCGCAACAAGGCCTGGAGCCACTCGCTGCGCCTCGACGCCACGCCGCCCGAGGCCTGGGGCCAGCGTTTTACCGTCATGGGCAACTACAAGGAGCCGCTGCTTTCCGTGCATGAAGGGCAGCTGGATCGCTGGAGCGGCCAGACCTATCTGGACTTCGCGCAGATAGACCTGTCCCAGGCCGGTCCCTATATCGATACGGCTGACTGGCAGCTGCAGCAAGGCCGTGGCGCCCTGCGCGCCTGGGTGGAAATCGGCCGCGGAAAGCCGGTAGGCCTGGTGGCCGATGTGTCCATCGAATCCCTGGCCTTGCAGTGGAAGGACAGGCCGCAGCCCCTGCAGCTGCAGGCGCTGCAAGGTCGCTTGCGGGTGCGCGAGCACAACGGCTATCAGGCTTCGGTAGAGAATTTCAGCTTTACCGCTGACGACGGTCTGCAGTGGCCGCGCGGCAATCTCTCCCTGAACTATCTGCCCCTGGGCACGCCCGAGCAGGGTCCGCTGGGCGAACGCGGCGAAATCCAGGCCGATGAAATCAATCTGGCCATTGCGGCCCAGCTGCTGCAGCGTCTGCCCGTGCCTCAGGCGCTGCAGGATCAGATGGCGGCCATCACCCCCAGCGGCCTGCTGCGCCAGTGGCAGCTGAGCTGGCGTGGGCCCCCGCAGGCTCCGCTGCAGTTCAAGTCGTCGGGTCGGGTGGAAAAACTCACCCTGCATTCCCAGCCGTCGCCCGAGCCTGCCAGCTACGGCGTGCCCGGCATGAGCGGGATCAGCGGCCGTTTTTCCTTCGATCAGGATAGCGGTGAGGCGCAGCTGAGCAAGGACGCCAGCGTGGCCAGGGCCAGCCTGAGCTTTCCCGGCGTGTTCGAGCTGCCGGAGATTCCTTTCCAGCAACTGGATGCCACGGTGCGCTGGCAGACTCCGACCCAAGGCCAGGGGCGGGCGATCAAGGTGCAAGTGCCTCAGCTGAGCTTTGCCAACGAGGACACGGCGGGCCAGGCCCAGGCCCAGTGGCAGACCGGGGCGGGCACGGCCGCCCAGCCGCAGTTTCCCGGCGTGCTGGACTTGCAGGGGCAGCTGAGCCGGGCCAACGGTGCGCGCATTTACCGCTATCTGCCGCTGGATCTGGGCGGCGATGCCCTGCGCTATGTGCGTGAGGCCGTGGCCTCCGGGCAGGCCGGCAATGTGAAGTTCAAGGTCAAGGGCGAGCTGGATCTGGTGCCGTTCGAAAAGCCCGGCCAGGGGGAGTTTCACATCAGCGCCCAGGTGCGCGATGTGAACTACCGTTATGTGCCAGCCCATTTGCTGGGCGCGGGCGAGAAGCCCTGGCCCGCGCTGACGCGCATGTCTGGCGAGCTGGTGTTCGACAGAAACTCCATGGCCGTGCGCAATGCCAAAGGCTTTCTGGGCGATAGCGCCGTGGTGGTGGACGAGGCCCAGGCCAGCATCGCGGACTGGAATACCACCGAGGTGAAGGTCGCCGCTAAGGCCCATGGCGCGCTGAGCGAGATGCTGGGCGTGGTGCAGGGTTCGGCCCTGGCGGCGCTGACCGGTCATGTGCTGGACGAAAGCCGTGCCACGGGTAGTGCCAGGCTCAATCTGGATTTGTTCCTGCCTACGCTGCACATGGAGCGCAGCAAGGTCAAGGGTGAGCTGCAGTTCGCCGGAAACACCGTCAATCTCATGCCCAGCGTGCCGCCGCTGACCCAGGTGCGCGGGGCTGTGCAGTTCTCCGATACCGGCTTTGCGCTGGCTGGTGTGCAGGCCACGGCGCTGGGCGGTGATGTCAGGCTGGAAGGCGGCATGAAGCCAGAGCCGGTCAAAGCGGGTGCGGGCAAGATGGGGACTGTGAGCAGCCCGGTGCAGATTCGCATCGAGGGCACGGCCACGGCCCAAGGTCTGCAGGAGGCCAAGGAGCTGGGCCTGCTGCCGCAACTGGCCCGCCATATGCAGGGCCAGGCGCGCTACGGCTTGCAGCTCAGAATTGCGCACAGCGAGCCCGACATCAGCTTTCAAAGCGATTTGCAGGGCATGGCCGTTAATCTGCCCGCGCCCTTTGCCAAGGCTGGCGAAGCGGCTTTGCCGCTGCGTGTGAACCGCCTGACGGCTCCCACGCCCGAGCCCGGCACCGATCAGATCAGCGTGCGCTGGGGCGATACAGCGGCAGCGCTGCTTGAGCGCGACATCAGCGGTGCACAAGCCCGTCTGCTGCGCGGCAGCGTGGAGCTGCTGGGCAGCGCCAAGGCCTTGGCCGCGCCAACCGTCAGCCTTCCGGCCAGCGGCTTGCAGGCGCGGGTGGAGCTGCCGGTGGTGGACGTGGATGCCTGGGAAAAGCTGCTTTCCGCACCTGCGGCAGCCGAACCTGCGGCCTCCGCAGCCGCCTCGCCCACGCCTGCTGCCGACTGGCTCTCCTATCTGCCCCGCCAGCTCACGCTCAAGACCGGGGAACTCAAGATCCATGGGCGCCAGCTGCACGATGTCTCGGCCCAGCTCACGCATGCCGGCAGCGTGTGGCAAAGCCAGGTGGATGCGCGCGAACTGGCGGGCCAGATCGAATACCGTCAAGCAACGCTGGCGGAACCCTCGGGCCAGCTGATTGCGCGCCTGTCGCGTCTGGTGATTCCGGATGCCGAAGCCGACGCCCAGCTGGAGGTCTCCCGCGAGCAATCCTCTCCCAGAGAGCTGCCTGCGCTGCAGATATCGGTGGATAACTTTCTGCTGGGCAAGCGCTCGCTGGGGCGTCTGGATGTGCAGGCGCGCAACCTGCTGGTGGCGGGCAGCCCCGGCCTGAGGGAATGGCAGCTTTCGCGCTTTGACATCACCACGCCAGAGGCCGGCTTGACGGCCAAGGGGCGCTGGGCGCTGCGGGCCGGAGACAGCAAGCATCCGGGTCACACCCAGATGCAGTTCCAGCTCAATCTGCGGGATGTGGGCAAGCTGCTGAACCGTTTTGAAATGCCGGGCGTGGTGGCCAACGGTCAGGGCAAGATGCAGGGTGAGATCAGCTGGACCGGCTCGCCCATGACGCCCGATTTCAAGACCATGTCTGGCGGCGTGCATCTCGATGTGCAAAAAGGCCAGTTTCTCAAGGCCGAGCCGGGATTGGCCAAGCTGCTGGGCGTGCTGAGCCTGCAGGCCTTGCCGCGGCGGCTGACGCTGGATTTCCGGGACGTATTTCGCAACGGTTTCTCGTTTGATTTCATGCGCGGCGATGTCAATATCCAGAACGGGATTGCGCGCACCAACAATATGCAGATGAAGGGCGTGAATGCCGCCGTGCTGCTGGAAGGCAGCGCCGATATCGACAAGGAAACCCAGGATCTGCATGTGGTGGTCGTGCCCGAGATCAATGCGCTGACGGCATCGCTGGTGGCCACGGCCATCAACCCGATGATCGGTCTGGGCAGTTTTCTGGCGCAAATGGTTTTGCGTGGTCCGCTGATTGCAGCGGCCACCAAGGAGTTCCAGATTCGCGGCAGCTGGGATGATCCACAGGTGATCGAGTTGCCACGACGTGCAGCCAAAGGCGGTGGCGCTGCCGATGCCGCTACGCCCAAAACAGAGGAAGCCCCATGA
- a CDS encoding glutathione S-transferase C-terminal domain-containing protein, which translates to MKLIGSTSSAYVRKVRIVLAEKKLDYQFVEENPWEAERTPGTGNPLGKVPRLIMEGSEAIFDSRVIVEYLDTLSPVGKLIPGTGRERAEVKTWEALADGLLDAGALARLEATWPGRTDEQRSQAWMDRQLGKIKAALKVMSHGLGEKPFCCGGTHLTLADISVCCALAWLDFRFPELDWRADHPNLDTLLSKIGARPSFVATVPH; encoded by the coding sequence ATGAAACTGATAGGCTCAACCTCCAGTGCCTACGTGCGAAAAGTCCGCATCGTGCTCGCTGAAAAAAAGCTGGACTACCAATTCGTCGAGGAAAACCCCTGGGAGGCCGAGCGCACGCCCGGTACCGGCAATCCTCTGGGCAAAGTGCCGCGTCTGATCATGGAGGGCAGCGAAGCCATCTTCGACTCGCGGGTCATTGTTGAATACCTGGACACCCTGTCACCCGTGGGCAAGCTCATTCCGGGCACCGGCCGCGAGCGGGCCGAGGTCAAGACCTGGGAAGCGCTGGCGGATGGACTGCTGGATGCGGGCGCGCTGGCACGCCTGGAAGCCACCTGGCCCGGCCGCACCGACGAGCAGCGCTCTCAGGCCTGGATGGATCGCCAGCTGGGCAAGATCAAGGCGGCGCTGAAAGTCATGTCACACGGCCTGGGCGAGAAGCCGTTTTGCTGCGGCGGCACGCATCTGACGCTGGCCGATATCAGCGTGTGCTGCGCTCTGGCCTGGCTGGATTTCCGCTTTCCCGAGCTGGACTGGCGTGCCGATCACCCCAATCTGGACACGCTGCTGAGCAAGATCGGCGCTCGCCCCAGCTTTGTCGCGACCGTGCCCCACTGA
- a CDS encoding YaeQ family protein → MAIKSTIFKANLSIADIDHNYYADHNLTLARHPSETDDRMMVRLVALALNAWKLQDLCNGDGTLGFGIGLSDPDDPDVHITDYTGQKRLWIEVGQPDEKPITKACNKSDHMLVYPFHHSSHIWWKGLEGKLNRQSKLEVHYIDAEVAQQLGSLAERSMQLQATIQEGQLTLSSNLGTVFVEPVRWK, encoded by the coding sequence ATGGCCATCAAGTCCACCATCTTCAAAGCCAATCTGTCGATTGCCGACATCGACCACAACTACTACGCCGACCACAACCTGACTCTAGCTCGTCACCCCAGCGAGACCGACGACCGCATGATGGTGCGCCTGGTGGCCCTGGCACTGAACGCCTGGAAGCTGCAAGACCTGTGCAACGGCGACGGCACGCTGGGCTTTGGCATCGGCCTGTCCGACCCGGACGATCCCGATGTGCACATCACCGATTACACCGGCCAGAAACGTCTGTGGATCGAAGTCGGCCAGCCCGACGAAAAGCCCATCACCAAGGCCTGCAACAAGTCGGACCACATGCTGGTCTACCCTTTCCACCATTCGTCCCACATCTGGTGGAAAGGCCTGGAAGGCAAGCTCAACCGCCAAAGCAAGCTGGAAGTGCATTACATCGACGCCGAAGTCGCCCAGCAACTGGGCAGCCTGGCCGAGCGCAGCATGCAGCTGCAAGCCACGATTCAGGAAGGCCAGCTGACCCTGTCCAGCAATCTGGGCACGGTGTTTGTCGAGCCGGTTCGCTGGAAATAA